A genomic region of Mesorhizobium sp. NZP2077 contains the following coding sequences:
- a CDS encoding class II aldolase, with the protein MAHSGDNHSSEFCMLRSLSASIGADPLLVQGAGGNTSIKQAGVLWIKASGTWLKNARDDEIMVPVALAPLLDAVAQRSPTAETAGQFTLVDLNPRHLRPSIETTVHALLPQKIVVHVHCVETISIAVQANAEAVLEERLRGLDWAFVPYRRPGLPLAQAIAERLKPATNVLVLGNHGLVVAADTVGEAALLLQRVTGLLARPPRPAPLTDLDALLRLAAGSDYRLPASAAAHAVATDLASCRIAASGSLYPDHVIFLGVGSVIAGPGEDAAAVVARTAAAPKSILFPGKGVLMRRDANAGAEAMARCLADVAARVDGAARVNYLSPKENAELLNWDAEKYRQQLNREGATLQ; encoded by the coding sequence ATGGCGCATTCGGGCGACAACCACTCCAGCGAATTCTGCATGCTGCGCTCCTTGTCGGCCAGCATCGGCGCCGACCCGCTGCTGGTTCAGGGCGCCGGCGGCAACACCTCCATCAAGCAGGCCGGCGTGCTGTGGATCAAGGCCTCCGGCACCTGGCTGAAGAATGCGCGCGACGACGAGATCATGGTGCCGGTCGCGTTGGCGCCGTTGCTGGATGCCGTGGCTCAGCGGAGCCCGACGGCGGAGACGGCCGGTCAGTTCACGCTGGTGGATCTCAACCCTCGCCATCTGCGGCCCTCCATCGAGACGACCGTGCACGCGCTGCTGCCGCAGAAGATCGTCGTCCACGTCCATTGCGTCGAGACGATTTCGATCGCCGTGCAGGCCAATGCCGAAGCGGTGCTGGAGGAGCGCCTGCGTGGGCTCGATTGGGCGTTCGTGCCGTATCGCCGGCCCGGCCTGCCGCTGGCGCAGGCGATCGCCGAGCGGCTGAAGCCCGCGACCAATGTGCTGGTGCTTGGCAATCACGGGCTGGTGGTCGCCGCCGACACGGTCGGCGAAGCAGCCTTGCTGCTGCAACGGGTGACCGGGCTGCTCGCGCGGCCGCCGCGACCGGCCCCGCTAACCGATCTTGACGCTTTGCTGCGGCTCGCCGCCGGCAGCGACTATCGGCTGCCGGCCTCGGCTGCCGCGCATGCCGTCGCGACCGATCTTGCCAGTTGCCGCATCGCCGCTTCCGGCAGCCTCTATCCGGATCATGTCATCTTCCTCGGCGTCGGCTCGGTGATCGCCGGCCCTGGCGAGGACGCGGCGGCGGTCGTCGCCCGCACCGCGGCCGCGCCGAAGTCCATCCTCTTTCCCGGCAAGGGCGTGCTGATGCGCCGGGATGCCAATGCCGGCGCCGAAGCGATGGCGCGCTGCCTGGCCGATGTCGCCGCGCGCGTCGATGGTGCGGCGCGGGTCAATTATCTCAGCCCGAAAGAGAATGCCGAACTGCTGAACTGGGACGCCGAAAAATACCGTCAGCAGCTCAACCGCGAGGGGGCGACGCTGCAATGA
- a CDS encoding MFS transporter, translating to MSNSNQATALPADARPPIPALAYLLTGCIAVIGSNSLVLGPIAPAVASSFGTSVPVVMIAAAAFGLGTSASALFLARYIDRLGARRMLQGALLLLAIALVASAAAPILIMLVAAQLVAGIAAGVAMPAIYASSAAIAPPGRESGTIGVVLTGWTLSMVAGVSLSAVLADLVHWRAVFAAVAVLAALAWVGLTMSSLSDARRAGPAPAPLEALSIPGILPLLVACAAFMTSFYGVYGYLGDHLHAGLGEPVSANGLAALAYGVGFGMAALLDGVIDRLGARRVMPFAYLLVGAVYVAIAATSDSFGLTLAMVAVWGLANHFGLNVLVMRLSALDPSRRGTIMGLNSAVTYLAVFIGTTGFGPLYSSFGFAFCAMVAALLMLVATTAAAWRTR from the coding sequence CAATCAAGCCACAGCCCTGCCAGCCGATGCCAGGCCGCCGATCCCGGCCCTCGCCTATCTGCTGACCGGCTGCATCGCCGTGATCGGCTCGAATTCGCTGGTCCTGGGGCCGATAGCCCCGGCCGTCGCCTCCTCGTTCGGAACAAGCGTACCGGTGGTGATGATCGCGGCAGCTGCGTTCGGGCTCGGCACCTCGGCAAGCGCCCTGTTCCTGGCCCGCTACATCGACCGGCTCGGCGCCCGCCGGATGCTGCAGGGTGCACTGCTGTTGCTGGCCATAGCCCTCGTCGCCAGCGCGGCCGCACCGATACTGATCATGCTGGTCGCGGCTCAGCTCGTCGCTGGCATCGCCGCCGGCGTCGCCATGCCGGCGATCTATGCCAGTTCGGCGGCGATCGCGCCGCCTGGTCGCGAAAGCGGGACCATCGGCGTGGTGCTGACCGGGTGGACGCTCAGCATGGTGGCCGGAGTTTCGCTGTCGGCCGTGCTTGCCGATCTCGTGCATTGGCGCGCCGTCTTTGCCGCCGTCGCGGTGCTTGCCGCCCTAGCATGGGTCGGGCTGACCATGTCGTCGCTCAGCGACGCTAGGAGGGCCGGGCCCGCGCCCGCCCCGCTGGAGGCGCTGAGCATTCCCGGCATTCTCCCGCTGCTGGTTGCCTGCGCCGCCTTCATGACCTCATTCTACGGTGTTTATGGCTATCTGGGCGACCATCTTCATGCCGGCCTGGGAGAGCCGGTCAGCGCCAATGGGCTGGCTGCGCTTGCCTATGGCGTGGGCTTCGGCATGGCGGCGCTTCTCGATGGTGTCATCGATCGGCTGGGCGCCCGGCGCGTCATGCCGTTCGCCTATCTTCTCGTCGGCGCCGTCTATGTCGCCATCGCCGCGACAAGCGACAGTTTCGGCCTGACGCTCGCCATGGTGGCGGTGTGGGGACTTGCCAATCATTTCGGACTGAATGTCCTGGTGATGCGCCTTTCCGCACTCGACCCCTCACGGCGCGGCACCATTATGGGCCTGAACAGCGCGGTGACCTATCTGGCGGTCTTCATCGGCACCACCGGCTTCGGGCCGCTCTATTCCAGCTTCGGCTTTGCCTTCTGCGCGATGGTTGCTGCGCTGCTGATGCTGGTTGCAACTACTGCGGCGGCGTGGCGCACACGCTGA
- the fba gene encoding class II fructose-bisphosphate aldolase (catalyzes the reversible aldol condensation of dihydroxyacetonephosphate and glyceraldehyde 3-phosphate in the Calvin cycle, glycolysis, and/or gluconeogenesis), translating to MARITLRQLLDHAAEYGYGVPAFNMNNMEQGLAIMEAAEETKSPVILQASRGARAYANDVVLAKLIDALVEIHPDIPVCMHLDHGNNEATCVTAIQYGFTSVMMDGSLKEDGKSPADYAYNSGITKRVVDMAHWGGVSVEGEIGVLGSLESGGGEQEDGHGVEGAISHDQLLTDPEQAVEFVKDTHVDALAVAMGTSHGAYKFSRKPDGAVLAMNVIEEIHRRLPNMHLVMHGSSSVPEDLQEIINKYGGQMKPTWGVPVEEIQRGIKHGVRKINIDTDNRMALTGAIRKVLTENPSEFDPRKYLTPAMAAMRKLCKQRFEEFGTAGNAQKIKPLPVSEMAKRYKSGSLDPKFG from the coding sequence TTGGCTCGCATCACACTGAGACAATTGCTCGATCACGCTGCTGAATACGGCTATGGCGTGCCGGCCTTCAACATGAACAACATGGAACAGGGCCTCGCCATCATGGAGGCGGCGGAAGAGACCAAATCGCCCGTCATCCTGCAGGCAAGCCGCGGTGCGCGCGCCTATGCCAATGACGTGGTGCTGGCCAAGCTGATCGATGCGCTGGTCGAAATCCATCCCGACATCCCGGTCTGCATGCATCTCGACCATGGCAACAACGAAGCCACCTGCGTCACCGCGATCCAGTACGGCTTCACCTCGGTGATGATGGACGGCTCGCTCAAGGAAGACGGCAAGTCGCCGGCCGACTACGCCTATAACTCCGGCATCACCAAGCGCGTCGTCGACATGGCGCATTGGGGCGGCGTGTCGGTCGAAGGCGAGATCGGCGTGCTCGGTTCGCTGGAGAGCGGCGGCGGCGAGCAGGAAGACGGCCACGGCGTCGAAGGCGCGATCAGCCACGACCAGCTCTTGACCGATCCGGAACAGGCGGTGGAGTTCGTCAAGGACACGCATGTCGATGCGCTGGCGGTGGCGATGGGCACCAGCCATGGCGCCTACAAATTCTCGCGCAAACCCGATGGCGCGGTGCTGGCCATGAACGTCATCGAAGAGATCCATCGGCGGCTGCCGAACATGCACCTCGTCATGCACGGCTCGTCCTCGGTGCCGGAGGATCTGCAGGAGATCATCAACAAATACGGCGGCCAGATGAAGCCGACCTGGGGCGTGCCGGTGGAAGAGATCCAGCGCGGCATCAAGCACGGCGTGCGCAAGATCAACATCGACACCGACAACCGCATGGCGCTGACCGGTGCGATCCGCAAGGTGCTGACGGAAAATCCGAGCGAGTTCGACCCGCGCAAATATCTGACGCCGGCGATGGCGGCGATGAGGAAGCTCTGCAAGCAGCGCTTCGAGGAGTTCGGCACCGCCGGCAACGCCCAGAAGATCAAGCCGCTGCCGGTCTCGGAAATGGCCAAGCGCTATAAATCGGGCAGCCTCGATCCGAAGTTCGGCTGA
- a CDS encoding DeoR/GlpR family DNA-binding transcription regulator produces the protein MKSDIRRQGIMEFLMDAGQAGVDDLALRFGVSKMTVHRDLDDLEESGFLRKVRGGASIQPSSLFESDFRYRQKQATGEKQRLAAAAVAMIEPGQTVIIDDGSTAGGIARHLADLRPLTVISNNLAVIQELAGAGGINLIALGGQYSKKFHGFFGLLAEDMLKSLRADVAFLSSSAIHGASAFHQDQEVVQAKRLMMAAATRKYLLVDHGKFGRTALHFLTDLKAFDTVFTGRELEPGLYEALDAAGVSVALVGN, from the coding sequence ATGAAGAGCGATATCAGGCGGCAAGGCATCATGGAGTTTCTGATGGACGCCGGTCAGGCCGGCGTCGATGACCTCGCCTTGCGCTTTGGCGTTTCCAAGATGACCGTGCACCGCGACCTCGACGATCTCGAGGAAAGCGGTTTCCTGCGCAAGGTGCGTGGCGGCGCCTCGATCCAGCCGAGCAGCCTGTTCGAAAGCGATTTCCGCTACCGGCAAAAGCAGGCGACCGGGGAAAAGCAGCGCCTCGCGGCAGCCGCCGTGGCCATGATCGAGCCCGGCCAGACGGTAATCATCGACGACGGTTCGACAGCGGGCGGCATTGCGCGCCATCTCGCCGATCTGCGGCCGCTGACGGTGATCTCCAACAATCTGGCCGTCATCCAGGAGCTAGCCGGAGCGGGAGGCATCAACCTGATCGCGCTCGGGGGCCAATACAGCAAGAAATTCCACGGCTTCTTCGGCCTGCTCGCCGAGGACATGCTCAAATCGCTGCGCGCCGACGTCGCCTTCTTGTCCTCATCCGCCATCCATGGCGCCTCCGCCTTCCACCAGGACCAGGAGGTGGTGCAGGCCAAGCGGCTGATGATGGCGGCGGCAACCCGCAAATACCTGCTGGTCGATCACGGCAAGTTCGGCCGCACGGCGCTGCATTTTCTCACCGACCTCAAGGCGTTCGACACGGTCTTCACTGGCCGTGAGCTCGAACCGGGGTTGTACGAGGCGCTGGATGCCGCCGGTGTCTCGGTGGCCTTGGTCGGCAACTGA
- the dhaL gene encoding dihydroxyacetone kinase subunit DhaL codes for MTIDAADLKKMFDAIAVAIEADRDRLCQLDGVIGDADHGIAMELGFNAVRDALAPLDLATTEPTALLNMAAKSFLNAVGASSGPLYATAFMRAAAAVKGKATLADPDFIALFQAMAQGIKDRGKAKPGEKTMVDAWQPAAEAAAAANVAGKTLAQSLEAALAAAESGAEATKDMIAAKGRSSRLGERSLGHMDPGAASAVTVIRAVRDSLA; via the coding sequence GTGACCATCGATGCCGCCGACCTGAAAAAAATGTTCGATGCGATCGCGGTGGCGATCGAGGCCGACAGGGACCGGCTCTGCCAGCTCGACGGTGTCATTGGCGACGCCGACCATGGCATTGCGATGGAGCTCGGCTTCAATGCCGTGCGCGATGCACTGGCGCCGCTCGACCTTGCAACGACCGAGCCGACGGCGCTGCTCAACATGGCAGCGAAATCGTTCCTGAATGCCGTCGGCGCCTCGTCAGGCCCGCTCTACGCAACGGCCTTCATGCGCGCAGCCGCCGCCGTCAAGGGCAAGGCGACGCTGGCGGATCCGGACTTCATCGCCCTGTTCCAGGCTATGGCGCAAGGCATCAAGGATCGCGGCAAGGCGAAACCAGGCGAAAAGACGATGGTCGACGCCTGGCAGCCGGCGGCCGAAGCGGCCGCCGCAGCCAATGTCGCCGGCAAGACCCTGGCTCAGAGCCTCGAGGCGGCCCTCGCCGCCGCCGAGTCTGGTGCTGAAGCGACCAAGGATATGATCGCCGCCAAGGGCCGCTCCTCGCGGCTCGGCGAGCGATCGCTCGGCCATATGGACCCGGGCGCGGCGTCGGCCGTCACCGTCATCCGCGCGGTGCGAGACAGTCTCGCTTAG
- a CDS encoding dihydroxyacetone kinase subunit DhaK — protein sequence MPVQTKKIINDGNRAVDEMLEGILAAHPRHLRSADGSPRSIIARDGPRPGKVGLVIGGGSGHEPTFLGFVGKGLADAAAIGNVFASPPPDPILECAKAVSGGAGVLFMYGNYAGDVMNFDMAAEMAAMDDIEVRTVLTTDDVASAPRDQRDKRRGVAGNFFIFKAAGAACDLMLSLDEVERVARKANDHTFTMGVALSPCSLPQTRRPNFEIGADEMEIGMGIHGEPGIARGKLGTADAITDEMLDKIFAEMAPKRGDKVAVLVNSLGSTPLMELYIMNRRVRQRLDALGVSIHATWVGNYCTSLEMAGASVTLFHLDEELQAMLDHPCDCAMFRAG from the coding sequence ATGCCGGTGCAGACCAAGAAGATTATCAATGACGGCAATCGCGCCGTCGACGAGATGCTCGAAGGAATCCTCGCCGCGCATCCTCGCCATCTCAGGAGCGCGGACGGCAGCCCGCGCTCGATCATCGCCCGTGACGGGCCGCGGCCCGGCAAGGTCGGGCTGGTGATCGGCGGCGGCTCGGGCCATGAGCCGACCTTTCTCGGCTTTGTCGGCAAGGGACTGGCGGACGCGGCGGCGATCGGCAATGTCTTTGCTTCGCCGCCGCCCGATCCGATCCTCGAATGTGCCAAGGCGGTGAGCGGCGGCGCCGGCGTGCTGTTCATGTATGGCAACTATGCCGGCGACGTGATGAATTTCGACATGGCGGCCGAGATGGCAGCGATGGACGACATCGAGGTGCGAACCGTACTGACCACCGACGACGTCGCCTCGGCGCCGCGTGACCAGCGGGACAAGCGCCGCGGCGTCGCCGGCAATTTCTTCATCTTCAAGGCGGCCGGTGCCGCCTGCGACCTCATGCTCTCCCTGGACGAGGTGGAGCGCGTCGCGCGCAAGGCCAACGACCACACCTTCACCATGGGCGTGGCGCTGTCGCCCTGCTCGCTGCCGCAGACAAGGCGGCCGAATTTCGAGATCGGCGCGGACGAGATGGAGATCGGCATGGGCATCCATGGCGAACCCGGCATCGCGCGCGGCAAGCTCGGCACCGCCGACGCGATCACCGACGAGATGCTGGACAAGATTTTCGCCGAAATGGCGCCGAAGCGCGGCGACAAGGTCGCGGTGCTGGTCAATTCGCTCGGCTCGACGCCGCTGATGGAGCTCTACATCATGAACCGCCGGGTCAGGCAGCGGCTCGACGCACTCGGCGTTTCCATCCACGCGACCTGGGTCGGCAATTACTGCACGTCGCTGGAGATGGCCGGCGCCTCGGTGACGCTTTTTCACCTCGACGAGGAGCTGCAGGCCATGCTCGACCATCCCTGCGACTGCGCCATGTTCCGTGCCGGCTGA
- a CDS encoding glycerol-3-phosphate dehydrogenase has product MNGGPEIVDLFVIGGGVNGAGIARDAAGRGLSVILCEKDDLAEGTSSRSGKLVHGGLRYLEYYEFRLVREALIEREVLLESAPHIIWPMRFVLPHSPDDRPAWLVRLGLFLYDHLGGRKRLPATRALNLRTAPEGAPIKDAFRRGFEYSDCWVDDARLVVINALDAAERGARVFTRTACTAARRENGLWVVEMQDGRTGIRTVVRARALINAAGPWVNDIVNRVAGQNSRRNVRLVKGSHIVVPKFWEGRQAYLIQNSDKRVIFINPYQNDLALIGTTDIPYEGRPEDVAADESEIDYLIKVVNRYFKRGLARGDVVYSFSGVRPLYDDNADNPSAVTRDYIFELDAPDAQAPLLSVFGGKITTFRKLAEHALDRIAPFFPRMGKPWTAKAHLPGGDIANADFEQFLGDLGREYPWMPASLLKHYGRLYGTRTRALVGAARSLDDLGRCFGKDFFEREANYLFDREWAMTSADILERRTKHGLHLSAEERAAFEHWSANRLARAG; this is encoded by the coding sequence ATGAACGGCGGTCCTGAAATCGTCGACCTCTTCGTCATAGGCGGCGGCGTCAATGGCGCCGGCATCGCGCGCGATGCCGCGGGCCGCGGTCTTTCGGTTATCCTGTGCGAAAAGGACGATCTCGCCGAAGGCACCAGCTCGCGCTCGGGCAAGCTCGTCCATGGCGGCCTGCGCTATCTCGAATATTACGAATTCCGCCTGGTGCGCGAGGCGCTGATCGAGCGTGAGGTGCTGTTGGAGTCAGCACCCCACATCATCTGGCCGATGCGTTTCGTGCTGCCGCACAGCCCCGACGACCGGCCGGCATGGCTGGTGCGGCTCGGCCTGTTCCTCTACGACCATCTCGGCGGCCGCAAGCGGCTGCCAGCGACCCGTGCGCTCAATTTGCGCACCGCGCCCGAGGGCGCGCCGATCAAGGATGCCTTCCGGCGCGGCTTCGAATATTCCGACTGCTGGGTCGACGATGCCCGCCTCGTTGTCATAAACGCGCTCGACGCCGCTGAGCGCGGAGCCAGGGTTTTCACCCGTACCGCTTGCACCGCCGCCCGCCGCGAGAACGGTCTGTGGGTCGTCGAGATGCAGGACGGCAGGACGGGCATCAGGACGGTGGTTCGGGCCCGCGCGCTGATCAATGCCGCCGGCCCCTGGGTCAACGACATCGTCAACCGTGTTGCCGGCCAGAACTCCAGGCGCAATGTCCGCCTGGTCAAGGGCAGCCACATCGTCGTGCCTAAATTCTGGGAGGGGCGGCAGGCCTATCTCATCCAGAACAGCGACAAGCGTGTGATCTTCATCAACCCCTATCAGAACGATCTCGCTCTGATCGGCACCACCGACATTCCCTATGAGGGCCGGCCTGAGGACGTGGCCGCCGATGAAAGCGAGATCGATTACCTGATCAAGGTGGTCAACCGCTATTTCAAGCGCGGCCTTGCGCGCGGCGATGTCGTTTATTCGTTCTCCGGCGTCAGGCCACTCTATGACGACAATGCCGACAACCCCAGTGCTGTGACCCGCGACTATATTTTCGAGCTCGACGCGCCGGACGCGCAGGCGCCGCTGCTTTCCGTCTTCGGCGGCAAGATCACCACCTTCCGCAAACTGGCCGAACATGCGCTGGACAGGATCGCTCCGTTCTTTCCCCGCATGGGCAAGCCCTGGACAGCGAAAGCACATCTGCCTGGCGGCGACATCGCCAACGCCGATTTCGAACAGTTTCTCGGCGATCTCGGTCGCGAGTATCCGTGGATGCCGGCATCGCTGCTCAAGCATTACGGCCGGCTCTACGGCACCAGGACACGGGCTTTGGTTGGCGCGGCGCGTTCGCTCGATGATCTCGGGCGCTGCTTCGGCAAGGATTTCTTCGAGCGCGAGGCCAATTATCTCTTCGACCGGGAATGGGCCATGACATCGGCCGATATACTGGAGCGGCGCACCAAGCATGGCCTGCATCTGTCCGCCGAGGAGAGGGCGGCCTTCGAGCATTGGTCCGCAAACCGGCTGGCGAGGGCAGGCTGA
- a CDS encoding 6,7-dimethyl-8-ribityllumazine synthase, translated as MNQHSHKDYETVRIAVIRARWHADIVDQCVHAFEVELADIGGGRFAVDVFDVPGAYEIPLHAKTLAEPGRYAAILGTAFVVNGGIYRHEFVASAVIDGMMNVQLSTGVPVLSAVLTPHNYHDSAEHHRFFFEHFTVKGKEAAKACVEILAAREKIAA; from the coding sequence ATGAATCAGCATTCCCACAAAGACTATGAAACTGTTCGCATCGCCGTCATTCGCGCGCGCTGGCATGCGGATATCGTCGATCAATGCGTACACGCCTTCGAGGTGGAACTGGCCGATATCGGCGGCGGTCGCTTCGCCGTCGATGTCTTCGACGTGCCCGGCGCCTACGAAATCCCGCTGCACGCCAAGACCTTGGCTGAGCCCGGGCGCTATGCCGCGATCCTCGGCACGGCGTTCGTCGTCAATGGCGGCATCTACCGGCATGAGTTCGTCGCCAGCGCCGTCATCGACGGCATGATGAACGTGCAGCTATCGACCGGGGTGCCGGTTCTTTCGGCGGTGCTGACGCCGCACAATTATCACGACAGCGCCGAACACCACCGCTTCTTCTTCGAGCACTTCACCGTCAAGGGCAAGGAAGCGGCCAAGGCCTGCGTGGAAATTCTCGCCGCACGGGAAAAGATCGCGGCATGA
- a CDS encoding triose-phosphate isomerase encodes MVYWVGTSWKMNKTLAEALDFAERLAGFIPGFDDRIQPFVIPPFTAVREVKRALSSTRIKVGAQNMHWADAGAWTGEISPLMLTDCGLDLVELGHSERREHFGETDRTVGLKTAAAVKHGLIPLICVGETLAERESGKADAVLSAQVEGALQFLEGEAKGAKILFGYEPVWAIGDKGIPASADYADKQQALIKTVAGGLLPSVPAVLYGGSVNPGNAAELIGQPNIDGLFIGRSAWQADGYIDILGRASATI; translated from the coding sequence GTGGTGTATTGGGTCGGCACAAGCTGGAAGATGAACAAGACGCTCGCCGAGGCGCTGGATTTCGCCGAGCGCCTAGCCGGCTTCATTCCCGGTTTCGATGACCGCATCCAGCCCTTCGTCATCCCGCCTTTCACGGCGGTGCGCGAGGTCAAGCGGGCGCTGTCGTCGACGCGCATCAAGGTCGGTGCCCAGAACATGCATTGGGCCGATGCCGGCGCCTGGACCGGCGAGATCTCGCCGCTGATGCTGACCGACTGCGGGCTCGATCTGGTCGAACTCGGCCACAGCGAACGGCGCGAGCATTTTGGCGAGACCGACCGCACTGTCGGCCTGAAGACGGCGGCAGCGGTGAAGCACGGCTTGATCCCGCTGATCTGTGTCGGCGAGACACTGGCCGAGCGCGAAAGCGGCAAGGCCGATGCTGTGCTGAGCGCCCAAGTTGAAGGGGCGCTGCAATTCCTCGAAGGCGAGGCGAAGGGCGCGAAAATCCTGTTCGGCTACGAGCCGGTGTGGGCGATCGGCGACAAGGGCATTCCGGCCAGCGCCGACTATGCCGACAAGCAGCAGGCGCTGATCAAGACGGTGGCCGGCGGCCTGCTGCCGTCCGTGCCAGCGGTGCTCTATGGCGGCAGCGTCAATCCCGGCAATGCCGCCGAGTTGATCGGCCAGCCCAATATTGACGGCCTCTTCATCGGCCGCTCCGCCTGGCAGGCGGATGGCTACATCGACATTCTCGGCCGCGCTTCGGCGACGATCTGA
- a CDS encoding RpiB/LacA/LacB family sugar-phosphate isomerase, giving the protein MKIAIGADSAGKPLLDVIAAHLATKPGLTVSDLSQAGYYADLSQKLAQTIIDGENERGILFCGTGIGVSISANKVPGIRAALTHDTYSAERAAKSNNAQIITMGARVIGPELAKAIVDTWLASEFDEKGPSAGNVQAIDRLDAAKS; this is encoded by the coding sequence ATGAAAATAGCCATTGGAGCCGACAGCGCGGGCAAGCCGCTGCTAGACGTCATCGCCGCACACCTTGCGACCAAGCCGGGCCTCACGGTCAGCGACCTCAGCCAGGCCGGCTACTATGCCGACCTGTCGCAAAAACTCGCCCAGACCATCATCGACGGCGAGAACGAGCGCGGCATCCTGTTCTGCGGCACCGGCATCGGCGTCTCGATCTCGGCAAACAAGGTGCCGGGCATCCGCGCCGCACTCACCCACGACACCTATTCGGCCGAGCGCGCGGCGAAATCCAACAACGCCCAGATCATCACCATGGGCGCCCGTGTCATCGGCCCGGAGCTGGCCAAGGCGATCGTCGATACCTGGCTCGCCTCCGAGTTCGACGAGAAGGGACCGTCGGCCGGCAATGTCCAGGCGATCGACAGGCTCGACGCCGCGAAGAGCTAA
- a CDS encoding TIM barrel protein: protein MAFTLSLNTNPLVNRFADPDDLIDTIAYGIGIRDVQLTHEFVNPGWPAATIVKFVRLFRNALARTGVRVTSGMTGPYGRLNHFGHPDADVRRYYVDWFKTFADISAELGASGMGTQFAIFTHRDFDDLERRARLFDIALDCWREVAEHAKAAGLTYLFWEPMSVGREFGHTIENCRQLQGAIDAAGIAIPLEMMVDIDHGDVTSSNPADIDPYAWAEAFPRKSPIIHIKQSSMNKGGHWPFTATYNRDGRITPAKLLETVRRGGGIDNEICLELSFREREPVDHQVVAMIRESVDYWAPFIESGRSDLRPKAE, encoded by the coding sequence TTGGCCTTCACGCTCTCCCTCAACACCAATCCACTGGTCAACCGCTTTGCCGACCCGGACGACCTGATCGATACCATCGCCTATGGCATCGGCATTCGGGACGTGCAGCTTACACATGAATTCGTCAATCCGGGCTGGCCGGCGGCGACGATCGTCAAATTCGTCCGCCTGTTTCGCAACGCACTCGCCCGCACCGGCGTGCGCGTCACCTCCGGCATGACCGGTCCCTACGGCCGGCTCAATCATTTCGGCCATCCCGACGCCGATGTACGCCGCTACTATGTCGACTGGTTCAAGACCTTCGCCGACATCTCAGCCGAGCTTGGCGCAAGCGGCATGGGCACGCAATTCGCCATCTTCACCCATCGCGACTTTGACGACCTCGAGCGTCGCGCCAGGCTGTTCGACATCGCGCTGGACTGCTGGCGCGAGGTCGCCGAGCATGCCAAGGCGGCAGGCCTGACCTATTTGTTCTGGGAGCCGATGTCGGTCGGCCGCGAGTTCGGCCACACCATCGAGAACTGCCGGCAACTGCAAGGCGCGATCGACGCCGCAGGCATCGCCATTCCGCTGGAGATGATGGTCGATATCGACCATGGCGACGTCACCTCCAGCAACCCGGCCGACATCGATCCCTATGCCTGGGCCGAAGCCTTTCCGAGGAAATCGCCGATCATCCACATCAAGCAATCGTCGATGAACAAGGGCGGCCATTGGCCGTTCACGGCGACCTACAACAGGGATGGCCGCATCACGCCGGCAAAACTGCTGGAGACGGTGCGGCGCGGCGGCGGCATCGACAACGAGATCTGCCTCGAACTGTCGTTCCGCGAGCGCGAGCCGGTCGACCATCAGGTTGTCGCCATGATCCGTGAGTCCGTCGACTACTGGGCGCCGTTCATCGAGAGCGGCAGGTCCGATCTCCGGCCAAAGGCCGAATAG